A genomic stretch from Pararhizobium sp. IMCC21322 includes:
- a CDS encoding recombinase family protein: protein MIYGYLRISTKMQRPDRQIEGLKGLCDAFFVEVLSAVSAKRPIFEEIAQKLQRGDTFLVWDLDRVFRTTYDAIVYEKEFRRRGIKFKAMNMNIDTSTADGNHEYQSRAAAAEWERRKISERTIEGLVLARKRGSRLGRPPKITDEQVRDAKAMIDSSDTTIKDAAASLKVHPWTLSRRMRALPTEQLCH, encoded by the coding sequence ATGATATATGGATATCTTCGGATCAGTACAAAAATGCAGAGGCCTGATCGTCAAATTGAGGGGCTGAAAGGCTTATGTGACGCATTTTTCGTTGAAGTGCTGTCTGCTGTATCGGCAAAACGGCCAATATTTGAGGAAATCGCCCAAAAGCTACAGCGCGGCGATACGTTTCTTGTCTGGGATTTAGACCGGGTTTTCAGGACGACGTATGACGCGATTGTCTATGAGAAGGAATTTCGGCGGCGTGGCATAAAATTCAAGGCCATGAACATGAACATCGACACCAGCACGGCAGATGGAAATCACGAATATCAAAGCAGAGCGGCAGCGGCGGAATGGGAACGGCGCAAGATATCGGAGCGCACGATTGAAGGGCTGGTCTTGGCACGCAAGCGGGGAAGCCGGTTAGGCAGACCGCCCAAAATTACCGATGAACAGGTACGTGACGCAAAAGCAATGATTGATAGCTCTGATACAACCATCAAAGATGCAGCGGCCTCTTTGAAAGTGCACCCATGGACGCTATCCCGCAGAATGCGGGCTTTACCAACGGAGCAGTTGTGTCATTAA
- a CDS encoding helix-turn-helix domain-containing protein — MRLVDRDIEKLIGQRLKKARLEAGLTQAALAEKTGIKFQQLQKYESGKNRISSFKLLQSAIILDQPVSYFLCDARAVLTGRQLLSEPRSLDDVETIFGYGLIVHEIRDPAFRRSIINLIRRHNKIAEIT, encoded by the coding sequence ATGCGACTGGTAGATCGAGATATTGAAAAACTAATCGGGCAACGCCTAAAGAAGGCGCGCCTCGAGGCAGGTCTGACGCAAGCCGCTCTAGCTGAAAAAACTGGTATCAAATTCCAACAACTTCAAAAATATGAGTCTGGCAAGAACAGGATTTCATCATTCAAATTGTTACAATCCGCTATCATCCTGGATCAACCAGTGAGTTATTTTTTGTGTGATGCGCGTGCCGTTTTGACCGGCAGGCAATTATTATCAGAGCCGCGAAGCTTGGATGATGTTGAAACGATTTTCGGCTATGGCCTTATCGTTCATGAAATACGCGACCCTGCATTCAGGCGGTCTATTATCAATCTCATTCGCCGCCACAACAAAATTGCTGAAATCACCTAA
- a CDS encoding helix-turn-helix transcriptional regulator, which yields MITKEQLRAARGLAGFEQKFVAENIGVDPKTISNIENGKGNVSSPHAAKLVNFYETRGVEFTDHNGVRQIPSGVRVYRGNAEFRQFYDDIYETARKVGGEVCLYNAASHLVIGALGADFVKVQQERMLALKDKKPNQFRYRVIFAEGDGTFFGASYCEYRWINPEHFNDTATFVYGDKVGIATFENNDVMVVVIKNAGFAESLKKQFSLQWQLTHEPK from the coding sequence ATGATTACTAAAGAACAATTACGCGCAGCAAGAGGTTTGGCGGGCTTCGAGCAAAAATTCGTTGCTGAGAATATCGGCGTAGACCCGAAAACTATTTCCAATATCGAAAACGGAAAGGGCAACGTTTCAAGCCCCCATGCTGCAAAGCTTGTCAATTTCTATGAAACGCGCGGCGTCGAATTTACCGATCACAATGGGGTCCGGCAAATCCCTTCGGGTGTTCGGGTCTATCGTGGAAACGCTGAGTTCCGCCAATTCTATGACGATATCTACGAAACAGCCCGAAAGGTCGGCGGCGAGGTATGCCTTTACAACGCCGCATCACACCTTGTCATCGGCGCTTTGGGTGCTGACTTCGTGAAGGTTCAACAAGAACGCATGCTGGCGTTAAAAGACAAAAAGCCCAATCAATTTAGATACAGGGTTATTTTTGCGGAAGGTGACGGCACATTTTTCGGCGCGTCCTATTGCGAATATCGCTGGATAAATCCCGAACACTTCAATGATACGGCTACCTTTGTCTATGGCGACAAGGTGGGCATTGCCACGTTTGAGAATAACGACGTCATGGTTGTTGTTATCAAGAATGCCGGTTTTGCCGAGTCCCTGAAAAAGCAGTTCAGCTTGCAGTGGCAATTGACGCATGAGCCAAAGTGA
- a CDS encoding N-acetyltransferase produces the protein MLGTIKRTHFMETKNQFNARGVCAKHRLVEVIPNPKEIINRVSRIPWNWINKELYDVDVLTARIKNQNMRLFDFVEAGKQIGYCIAVPPDQNITRTFLTAARPKNPIEIENIALFPEHAGNGRGRSVVNLMMGKLFEDGHDVVCLNTSETNYPTLSAFYERIGMTNVGQDKIPDFNIRTRQPECIVA, from the coding sequence ATGCTCGGGACAATTAAACGCACACACTTCATGGAGACAAAGAACCAGTTCAATGCGCGTGGCGTTTGCGCGAAACACAGATTGGTTGAAGTCATCCCAAACCCAAAGGAGATTATTAATCGTGTGTCGCGCATTCCGTGGAATTGGATCAACAAGGAACTTTACGATGTTGATGTTTTAACCGCGCGGATCAAAAATCAAAATATGCGTTTGTTTGATTTTGTTGAAGCTGGAAAACAGATTGGCTATTGCATCGCTGTACCCCCGGATCAAAATATTACCAGGACGTTTCTTACGGCGGCAAGGCCAAAAAATCCGATTGAGATCGAGAACATCGCCCTGTTCCCCGAACATGCCGGCAATGGCAGAGGCCGTAGCGTGGTCAATCTCATGATGGGTAAGTTGTTTGAAGACGGTCATGATGTTGTCTGCCTCAACACCAGCGAAACAAACTATCCAACATTATCCGCATTCTATGAGCGCATCGGAATGACCAATGTGGGGCAGGATAAAATTCCGGACTTCAACATCAGGACGCGTCAGCCAGAATGCATCGTGGCTTGA
- a CDS encoding helix-turn-helix domain-containing protein, with the protein MKKKQKNKFNVELGFRVRQIRSLNKWSQEVLGERLGVSTPTMQRYEAGEIPLTAEAIGKCAASLSTPVGFFYGETDQHPAATNTNRTGLLLAAEIMELPDNDGRKHLYHFIRSLNRAWQEKDAA; encoded by the coding sequence ATGAAAAAGAAACAGAAAAACAAATTCAACGTCGAGCTGGGCTTTCGTGTCCGGCAGATACGAAGTCTCAACAAGTGGTCGCAAGAGGTTCTGGGCGAGAGACTGGGTGTTTCAACCCCGACAATGCAACGATACGAGGCGGGTGAAATCCCATTGACTGCGGAAGCAATCGGCAAATGTGCCGCATCGCTGAGCACGCCAGTCGGCTTTTTCTATGGCGAGACTGACCAGCATCCGGCAGCGACCAATACAAACCGTACCGGATTACTCCTCGCGGCGGAGATCATGGAATTACCGGATAATGACGGGCGTAAACATCTCTATCATTTTATCCGTTCGCTCAATCGCGCATGGCAAGAGAAAGATGCGGCGTAA